The nucleotide sequence ATCACATAGATCCATTCATCTATGATCGATCGTAAACTGAATTTTTTGTGATCCTCCGGATTAAAGTGACTCGCCGGCGTTCACGTTACCGGGTGCATTCACGTTTGTGATTGCCCGCGGTACTGCATCCCTGGGATGCTCACATTTGTGATTGACCTGGTAACGCAAGAGCCAGGTCAATCACGTTTTTTTTCTGTGATTGCGCCGGCGTGAATGAGCCGCGCGTTTTCACACTTGACAACTCACATTTTACACCGTACCTTTAAATCAAAAAAAAAGTGTGAGTATGCAGCAGCTAACAACAGAGGGCCCGCCACAGTTGGTACTATCCGTTTATTCTGGAATTGGCCTTTTAGATTCCGGTTTTGAGCAAAACGGATTTTGTGTAGTCCGAGGGCCGGAGAAAATAACGGGCGGAGATATTCGCGCGTTTCGGTCGATGCCCGGCGTCTTTTCGGGGGTTATTGGCGGCTCACCCTGCCAGGATTTCAGCCGCGCCCGGCGTACCCCTCCAACCGGCGAAGGCTTGGAACTTTTAGGGGAATATTGCCGGATCGTTCAGGAGTCGTTACCGAATTGGTTTTTACTTGAAAATGTCCCAGGAGTACCGGATATTGAAATAGTAGGGTACCACGTTCAGCGGTTCGACCTCTCCCCTACTCAATTGGGCCACTCACAAAGCCGGTTAAGGCATTTTCAATTTGGGTCAAAACGTGGCCTAATCCTGAACATTCGCCGCAGCGCGTTCACAGGAAAACGCGAACCCTGCTTAACAGCCAGCGAAGGCACCCAAAAAGGACGGCGTACATTTTCCGAGTTTTGCCGGTTGCAGGGTTTACCGCCCGATTTTGATTTACCCGACTTTCATAAAGCCGCCAAGTACAAAGCCGTTAGTAACGGCGTTCATGCCGCCGTCGCTCAGGAAGTAGGCCGCGCCATTTGGGAAGCGACCACAGCTGCCGACCCCATCACCATATATAATGCAAAGGTATGTTTGTGCGGTTGCGGGCGCATTCTGAGCGGAAAGCAGAAAGCAGCAAACGCGACATGCCGGAAGCGCCTACAAAAAAAGCGTGAAGCCGCAGCGCTTTGTAATACTCGATCAGTCACAGCCGTGACCCGTCGACCGCAAACAATACGAGCTCACTCACAGAAGTGAGTGAGCTCGTATTGTTGACCCTGGCCAATTCACAGTTACCAGCTAGAATTTAACAGCAGGGTATTTACCCGAAGCCCCAGCGATTTTAAATAAACCTCCGTAGTAGATAAATGCTGATGCCTTAGAAGTTGCTGTAAACTGACGATATCCACCCCCGCCAGATAGGCATTTACAACGCCGGTATGTTTCCAGGAATAAAGCGTGTAATCCAGGCCCGCCAGCCCACAGGCAGCCAGCGCCACCCGGTGACGCTCATAGGCCGCATTTTCGGCCAGGACACCCGGCCCGCCCAGCGTTAACCCTTTCCCAAAAACCCTACCCCTACCTTTCCCCGACCGCGGCCAAACATGATCAGTCAACACCACCCGGAACGGTTCGACAATGGCCGCAGGTTGCAGCTTTTTGTTTTTGGATACCAAGCCCGGCACCATCACCGCCCGCTGAGTAAGGTTTATATTTTCAAACCGAAGCGCCGCCAGTTCACGCGGACGGATGAAGGCGAAATACAGGAAGCGCGTAAAAACCCATAAATCGAAATCATTGGCCAATAGCCAAGCTTCGATGATTTCCTGATGTTCCGGCAGGAAAGCAATATTTTTGCCGCTGTCCGTTTCTCCTAATTTCTTCGTCTTTACTTTTCCTTTATCGATCCAGCCGCGCCCATCCATCAAATTGAACAAAATCTTAATTTGATTATTGGTATTGTTCACCGTGCGGGCATTGTTACCGAGTACCGTTTGCATATACTCCGTAAAGCGCGCGCCCAGGTTGTCAGGTACCCGAGCCAGGGGCATAGGCTTAATGTCATAGTACGCAAAGAATCCCCGCAGCTTGTTTACAGCACTTTGATAGGTACCTTTTGTTTTCTTTCGAAAGTTGGCCGCATTCAATTTTAGTATTTCATCCAGCGCCGCCAGGACGTCAGCCGGTACCCGCTCTTTAAAGAAATCCGCTTCTTTTTGATCGGTACCCGCTGCAAAGTGCGCGCCCTCATTCAGCAGCTTATTTAATCGATCCACGACAGGCCCCGCCCAGGCCCGCCGCGCCTTATCGGTTTTGTATTTGGCCGGGCATTGTTTCCGCCCGCGCCGTAGTTCGCCCTTATCTACGTCCCAAGCGTACCACTCAATGTACCAATACTTCGAAACGTCGCCGCCCCGATCTTTCAACGAAGCCAGTACAAAAGGGTAGTTGCCGCCCCTACTCATTCCGTAAAGATTTGGTGAATTTGTGAGTACTGCCGTGAGCAGAAAGAAAAAACCCCCTATGGAGATCATAGAGGGCATATAGTGGAGAATATCGGATTGTAGTCCAATAGCCGGGTAACTCATTCTATGCCAATTTAAAAGCTAATGAAATCTAATTTGTGCGTGTGTGAGCGCTATTTTGTGCGCTATTGTGTGGGCGTTTTCCCTCTGTAAATGTCCACCAGGGACGTAAGAAGGCCGTTTTCTTTTTTCAGCATAGTATTTTCTTCCAGGCATTGCGTGAGTTTGGCGGTATAGCCTGCCACGTTTTCCGCTACATAATTTCCGGAGTGGGGTAAAGCATCGGAAAAACCAAAAAAGTACGTCATGGGTACCCCGAAAACCTCACACGCCCGCCGCAGTACAACCGTGTTTAAATCTTTCTTTTTGAAGTAGTTAGCGAAGTTATTCCTTGCTACCCCGAACTTTTCCGCCGCTTGTTCTTGGGTGTAATCCGAGCGATCAAACGCCCGCCGAAGCATAGAGCCAAAATGTACTTCGTTGCTGTTTTTCATGGAATTGTATCGTTTAGTATTGCATTTAATGTAATTATTTTCGTAACATTGTGCTATAAAGTAGTAAAGTGCTACTAGAAAACAATACAAAAACCCACAAACTTATTTTATGGCAACTTTAAAGCAAGTGTACAGCGAAGCGCCCAATTGGGCCAAGAAAGCAGTTAAGAAAGCGCTCAAAGAGCGCCGAGGTATTACCGATCAGGGTTTTTATCACCTGATGAATGGTAAGGGGAAATTTACCGTAGAAGATTTCCGCACGATTTACGATAGCAGTTGCATTGGGTTTCATCACGAAACCGGCTTTTTCTTCGATTACGAAGCCGCCAAGGAAAGAGACGTAACCGAGGACGCCCAAACCGCCGAGGTATTCGGGATGAAGTTATGAAAATTGACATTCCAAAAATCATTGATGAATACCTACGTCAACGTTCCCTTTTGATTGAAAAGGTCACGGCAAAACCTAATCCCTACAATCGGGAGATTGTTGTACTTACTTCCCGCATTGATACCGTTGTAGCTGAATTAATCGATTTAGCGGAGGGTATCGAAACCGTACCAAGTGAGGACGAATCCTAAATTTTTTTTGCCCTGTAATGACATGATAAACAAGGCACTGCCACGAAGAATAAAGCAAATGCCCGCTAGTCGGGCCATGCTTTTACAGTTCGCCCTTACGGCCCGTAACCCTACGGAATACAGCACCCGGAAGTTTTTGGAGCAACTACAATTTAAAGCCTTACCGCGATGGAAGTAGAGAAAATCGATACCAACCTGACGTTGGCTTATGCCACGTACAAAGAGCGTGAACCCAAAGCGATGAAAGCCGCTGAGGATATGGGCAACTATTTGAAGTCCCTGGAAGCCAAACGCCGCGAAGGCTTACACGTAAGCCCCGACCGCCTACCCGGCATGATCCAGTTTTATCGGATTTGCTTTGATGATTTGATAGACTTTGCCAATGCCGCCACGGCTTTAAATGCCGTTTACGAGCAACGTTTGCAAGCCTTGAACTTTCCGACCCGCCCTAACTATGACCCCTATACGGTAGCCAATAAGCCCCCGCGCCTGAGCCTTTTAGAGTCCCAATTTTTAACCCCTGAATTATGCAGTACGAACGATTAGATTTCTCCTACAACTGGAATAATAAATTGGATTGTAAAGCATTTACAACCCTACGTTTATTGAACCCTAAACGCTACTTTATAGGAGCCAAGTTTGAAGTATTTTATAAAAACAAAACCTATGGAATATTTGAAGTTAAGAAGCTTACCCCGTTGACCCCGGAAGGTATTACGGATTTAATCGCGTATCTGGATACAGGATATAACGCGAACGAATGCCGCGACGTCCTGAGAACCATGTACAAGAATAAGCCTAATTTTAATGATAGTACCCCGCTCGCTTATTGCTTATTGGTACAGGTTGTAAAACCGGAAGTTTCCCCAAAAAATCAAGTTCCATTATTTAATTAAATGACTATGGATAAGCAGAGTTTTTTAACCGAATGCGCTAAAAGATATGATCAATTTACAAAGGATGCGAAATCCCCGCCGAGCGTTTATTATTTGGCTCTTAGTAATGAATTAGGTTGCGATATATCCAGCAAAGGGATTCTAAGCGTGAAAGGTGTTATTCATACACGCGAATCAATGGATAATTATTTTCATAAGATTCTAACGGGAGGTTTTGAAGGTTGCTATTTTTTGCCGCCCG is from Salmonirosea aquatica and encodes:
- a CDS encoding DNA cytosine methyltransferase, whose protein sequence is MQQLTTEGPPQLVLSVYSGIGLLDSGFEQNGFCVVRGPEKITGGDIRAFRSMPGVFSGVIGGSPCQDFSRARRTPPTGEGLELLGEYCRIVQESLPNWFLLENVPGVPDIEIVGYHVQRFDLSPTQLGHSQSRLRHFQFGSKRGLILNIRRSAFTGKREPCLTASEGTQKGRRTFSEFCRLQGLPPDFDLPDFHKAAKYKAVSNGVHAAVAQEVGRAIWEATTAADPITIYNAKVCLCGCGRILSGKQKAANATCRKRLQKKREAAALCNTRSVTAVTRRPQTIRAHSQK
- a CDS encoding tyrosine-type recombinase/integrase — encoded protein: MISIGGFFFLLTAVLTNSPNLYGMSRGGNYPFVLASLKDRGGDVSKYWYIEWYAWDVDKGELRRGRKQCPAKYKTDKARRAWAGPVVDRLNKLLNEGAHFAAGTDQKEADFFKERVPADVLAALDEILKLNAANFRKKTKGTYQSAVNKLRGFFAYYDIKPMPLARVPDNLGARFTEYMQTVLGNNARTVNNTNNQIKILFNLMDGRGWIDKGKVKTKKLGETDSGKNIAFLPEHQEIIEAWLLANDFDLWVFTRFLYFAFIRPRELAALRFENINLTQRAVMVPGLVSKNKKLQPAAIVEPFRVVLTDHVWPRSGKGRGRVFGKGLTLGGPGVLAENAAYERHRVALAACGLAGLDYTLYSWKHTGVVNAYLAGVDIVSLQQLLRHQHLSTTEVYLKSLGLRVNTLLLNSSW
- a CDS encoding helix-turn-helix domain-containing protein, whose translation is MKNSNEVHFGSMLRRAFDRSDYTQEQAAEKFGVARNNFANYFKKKDLNTVVLRRACEVFGVPMTYFFGFSDALPHSGNYVAENVAGYTAKLTQCLEENTMLKKENGLLTSLVDIYRGKTPTQ